The Mercenaria mercenaria strain notata chromosome 8, MADL_Memer_1, whole genome shotgun sequence genome has a segment encoding these proteins:
- the LOC123565782 gene encoding forkhead box protein B1-like: MPRPGRNTYNDQKPPYSYIALTAMAISASREKMLPLSDIYKFIMDKFPFYRQNTQRWQNSLRHNLSFNDCFIKIPRRPDRPGKGSYWALHPYAGDMFENGSFLRRRKRFKLHQQRQLQAMGLLSPDSNMKHGFEMTSYLQDDARVRLQQFAASAASSNYLNSLHSNGRSTYKQPFTIENIIAPETKAGSTSNTTLPATPLPGFASQFGPTHNIPSSFMLPYHGLRSESDLISSLACTYGQLNGRMAALEYYNTLKTSFQHPPTALALPLKPTALSAISLARHQETFEKQLTKPAIMHSVDSLLKPSKDQHSPTGSRLEMPVSPEVVGHKISDSMSEYRNGTI, encoded by the exons ATGCCTCGTCCGGGACGGAACACCTACAATGACCAGAAGCCGCCGTACAGTTATATTGCCCTGACGGCGATGGCTATCAGCGCATCACGGGAGAAAATGTTGCCGCTCAGTGACATATACAAGTTTATTATGGATAAATTCCCATTCTACAG ACAGAACACACAGCGATGGCAGAATTCTTTGCGCCACAACCTGTCATTTAACGACTGCTTCATAAAGATACCTCGACGGCCCGACAGACCCGGGAAAGGCAGTTACTGGGCGCTTCATCCATACGCTGGTGACATGTTTGAAAATGGTAGCTTTCTTCGTCGGCGTAAAAGATTCAAATTGCACCAGCAAAG gcaactTCAGGCGATGGGTTTGCTCTCTCCAGATTCCAAtatgaaacatggatttgaaatGACTTCATATCTACAAGACGACGCAAGAGTTCGTTTGCAGCAGTTTGCCGCGAGTGCTGCAAGTTCTAATTACTTGAACAGTCTTCATTCTAACGGGCGTTCTACATATAAGCAGCCGTTTACAATTGAAAATATCATAGCTCCTGAAACAAAAGCCGGAAGTACTTCAAATACAACACTTCCGGCTACACCGTTACCCGGATTTGCTAGCCAGTTCGGCCCTACGCATAATATTCCATCAAGTTTTATGTTGCCGTACCATGGACTTAGAAGTGAGTCGGACTTAATTTCGAGTTTAGCATGTACATACGGACAACTAAATGGGCGTATGGCAGCACTTGAATATTACAACACTTTAAAAACTTCATTTCAGCATCCGCCGACGGCTTTAGCTTTACCATTGAAACCGACGGCTTTGTCGGCTATATCGTTAGCCAGGCATCAAGAAACTTTTGAAAAGCAATTGACAAAGCCAGCTATAATGCACAGCGTAGACTCATTACTGAAGCCATCTAAAGACCAACATTCACCGACCGGAAGTCGTCTAGAGATGCCCGTCTCACCGGAAGTGGTCGGTCACAAAATAAGTGACAGCATGTCAGAATATAGAAATGGCACAATTTAA